A single window of Bos javanicus breed banteng chromosome 19, ARS-OSU_banteng_1.0, whole genome shotgun sequence DNA harbors:
- the WSCD1 gene encoding sialate:O-sulfotransferase 1 codes for MAKPFFRLQKFLRRTQFLLFFLTAAYLMTGSLLLLQRARVGLPPGPRAPGPLQALPVAAVALGVGLLDSRALHDGRVSPELLLGVDVLRGPLARPRPGPRWLRSRNSELRQLRRRWFHHFMADPPGPPALSPEAPQPATSSRGTYVGCFSDDGQERTLKGAVFFDLRKMTVSHCQDACAERSYIYAGLEAGAECYCGNRLPAMSVGPEECNHECKGEKSSVCGGVGRLSVYRVEELQPGSRKRRTVTYRGCFRLPENITHAFPDSLVQANVTVETCSGFCSQKEFPLAILRGWECYCAYSTPQFNLRDAVDSSLCGQESEAQRLAEYCEVYQTPVQDTRCTDRRFLPTKSKVFVALSSFPGAGNTWARHLIEHATGFYTGSYYFDGTLYNKGFKGEKDHWRSRRTICVKTHESGRREIEMFDSAILLIRNPYRSLVAEFNRKCAGHLGYAADRNWKSKEWPDFVNSYASWWSSHVLDWLKYGKRLLVVHYEELRRSLVPTLREMVAFLNVSVSEERLLCVENNKEGSFRRRGRRPHDPEPFTPEMKDLINGYIRTVDQALRDHNWAGLPREYVPR; via the exons ATGGCCAAACCTTTCTTCCGACTCCAGAAGTTTCTCCGCCGGACGCAGTTCCTGCTCTTCTTCCTCACGGCCGCCTACCTGATGACcggcagcctgctgctgctgcagcggGCCCGCGTGGGCCTCCCGCCTGGCCCCCGGGCTCCTGGCCCGCTGCAGGCCCTGCCTGTGGCCGCCGTGGCGCTGGGCGTGGGCCTACTGGACAGCCGAGCCCTGCATGACGGCCGGGTCAGCCCGGAGCTGCTGCTCGGCGTGGACGTGCTACGGGGCCCCCTGGCCCGGCCTCGGCCCGGCCCCCGCTGGCTCCGCAGCCGCAACTCGGAGCTGCGCCAGCTGCGGCGTCgctggttccaccacttcatggcggACCCCCCAGGGCCGCCTGCGCTGAGCCCCGAGGCCCCCCAGCCAGCCACCAGCAGCCGAG GCACCTATGTGGGATGCTTCAGTGACGACGGCCAGGAGCGGACTCTGAAGGGGGCTGTGTTTTTTGACTTGAGAAAGATGACTGTCTCCCACTGCCAGGACGCATGTGCTGAGCG GTCCTACATCTATGCTGGCTTGGAGGCTGGGGCCGAGTGCTACTGTGGGAACCGACTCCCAGCGATGAGCGTCGGGCCGGAGGAGTGTAACCACGAGTGCAAAGGGGAGAAGAGCTCCGTGTGCGGAGGTGTGGGCCGGCTCTCCGTGTACCGCGTGGAGGAGCTGCAGCCCGGCTCCAGGAAGC GGAGGACTGTCACGTACCGGGGCTGCTTCCGACTGCCAGAGAATATCACGCATGCCTTCCCCGACTCCCTGGTACAGGCCAACGTGACCGTGGAGACGTGCTCCGGATTCTGCTCCCAGAAA GAGTTCCCCTTGGCCATCCTCCGGGGCTGGGAGTGCTACTGTGCTTACTCCACCCCCCAGTTCAACCTGCGGGATGCCGTGGACAGCTCGCTGTGTGGCCAGGAGTCTGAGGCCCAGAGGCTGGCAGAGTACTGCGAGGTCTACCAGACCCCTGTGCAGG ACACTCGATGCACAGACCGGAGGTTCCTGCCCACCAAATCCAAGGTGTTCGTGGCTCTGTCGAGCTTCCCCGGAGCGGGGAACACATGGGCGCGGCACCTCATTGAGCATGCCACCGGCTTCTATACAGGGAGCTACTACTTCGACGGAACTCTCTACAACAAAG GGTTCAAGGGCGAGAAGGACCACTGGCGCAGCCGGCGTACCATCTGCGTGAAGACCCACGAGAGTGGCAGGAGGGAGATTGAGATGTTTGACTCAGCTATCCTGCTCATCCGGAACCCATACaggtccctggtggctgagtTCAACAGAAAATGTGCCGGGCACCTGGGCTACGCAGCTGACCGCAACTGGAAGAGCAAAG AGTGGCCGGACTTTGTCAACAGCTATGCGTCGTGGTGGTCCTCGCATGTGCTGGACTGGCTTAAGTATGGCAAGCGACTGCTGGTGGTTCACTACGAGGAGCTGAGGCGCAGCTTGGTGCCCACGCTGAGGGAGATGGTAGCCTTCCTCAACGTGTCCGTGAGTGAGGAGCGCCTGCTGTGCGTGGAGAACAACAAGGAAGGCAGCTTCCGGCGGCGCGGCCGGCGCCCACACGACCCTGAGCCCTTCACCCCGGAGATGAAGGACTTGATCAACGGCTACATCCGGACGGTGGATCAGGCCCTGCGCGACCACAACTGGGCCGGGCTGCCCCGGGAGTACGTGCCCAGATGA